A genomic region of Hugenholtzia roseola DSM 9546 contains the following coding sequences:
- a CDS encoding putative sugar nucleotidyl transferase, with protein MPHYIFFDAPILRKAFLPLTYTRSLASLTVGILPIRKKWQLRLPNSSFSCLTENYLRSHYPLEFAQDQLYLLGNLLPTFELLEAIKTLRIGQKLMCGENLLAFRSAAQISNLEEIYPAAQNLSPIYIENYDALDAWQDIFLKNRAQIYQDFDLLTQNRKSQPIEDPHTILYGNPADLFIEEGADIKTAVLNLEKGRIYIGKGATIEEGCLIRGALALGEGAVLNTGAKLRGDNSIGRFCKIGGEVSNSVIFDYTNKAHDGFLGNSVIGSWCNLGANTNNSNLKNNYSKVSVWSYLYEMLVPTELQFCGLLMGDYSKSGINTMFNTGTTVGVGANVFGSGFPPKFIPSFSWGGGEGFDTALLSETFKAAERMQARRGVAFTQADSDMLRAIFQESQQYRAWEK; from the coding sequence ATGCCTCACTATATTTTCTTCGACGCGCCTATTTTGCGCAAAGCCTTCCTACCGCTCACCTATACCCGTTCTTTGGCAAGCCTGACGGTCGGGATTCTGCCGATTCGCAAAAAATGGCAACTGCGTCTGCCCAATAGCTCTTTTTCTTGCCTTACCGAAAATTATTTGCGCTCGCATTATCCGCTCGAATTTGCACAAGACCAACTCTACCTTTTGGGAAATTTATTGCCTACCTTCGAGCTGCTCGAAGCCATCAAGACGTTGCGAATAGGGCAGAAATTGATGTGCGGCGAAAATTTATTAGCCTTTCGAAGTGCAGCACAAATTAGCAATTTGGAAGAAATATACCCTGCGGCACAAAATCTAAGCCCTATATACATAGAAAACTATGATGCCCTCGATGCTTGGCAGGATATTTTTCTTAAAAATAGAGCGCAAATTTATCAAGATTTTGACCTACTGACCCAAAACAGAAAGAGTCAGCCCATAGAAGACCCCCATACGATTTTATATGGCAACCCCGCCGACCTTTTCATAGAAGAAGGAGCAGACATCAAGACTGCCGTCTTGAATCTGGAAAAGGGACGCATCTACATTGGCAAAGGCGCAACAATAGAAGAAGGCTGCCTCATTCGCGGGGCATTGGCTTTGGGTGAAGGTGCAGTTTTGAATACAGGTGCAAAATTAAGAGGCGATAATAGTATCGGCAGATTTTGCAAAATTGGCGGCGAGGTAAGCAATAGCGTCATTTTTGACTACACTAATAAAGCCCATGACGGCTTTCTGGGTAATTCTGTGATAGGAAGCTGGTGCAATTTGGGTGCAAATACCAATAATTCAAACCTCAAAAACAATTACAGCAAGGTCAGTGTCTGGAGCTATTTATATGAAATGTTAGTCCCTACTGAACTGCAATTTTGTGGCTTGCTCATGGGCGATTATTCCAAAAGCGGCATCAATACTATGTTCAACACAGGCACAACCGTAGGCGTGGGGGCGAATGTCTTTGGCAGTGGCTTTCCGCCCAAATTTATTCCCTCCTTTTCTTGGGGCGGGGGCGAAGGCTTCGATACAGCCCTATTAAGCGAAACTTTCAAAGCCGCCGAGCGCATGCAGGCGCGTAGGGGCGTAGCCTTTACCCAAGCGGATAGCGATATGTTGCGTGCCATCTTTCAAGAGAGTCAGCAATATAGGGCGTGGGAAAAGTAA
- a CDS encoding PQQ-binding-like beta-propeller repeat protein yields the protein MKKLSLLGASLLLMVLVVSTAAISKKILRKTIGGKGYDAANAIIATQDGNFILMGRSDSYGAGDMNMNVVKIDKSGNTLWDKNYGADENEEAFAGVETTDNGFIFVGYSDSYGAGPDMKDIWVVKTDGAGQKVWDKTFGTRESIDEAHAIVKTDGGYLIAANTLPISTGKSDILLIKVSETGEKIWEKRFGGSTSEQVHAIATTATGFVLAGHIDSEGAGKWDMLVISVDKNGEKLWEQRYGGGDNEMGNAVAVFPNGDLAVAGYSYTFAEGSHDAWVLRINKDGKKLWDKSFGGLSTDEFFGLVINSKEEIILAGYTDIYEADAYGNNKSTLSNEVLIVKLDGKGTKLWEKTHGGKGMQVVKGIAAQGSEYGVCGYTDENFDTNNADMLFLQLDENGGLR from the coding sequence ATGAAAAAACTATCGCTACTCGGTGCAAGTCTGCTCTTGATGGTACTCGTTGTTTCTACGGCTGCTATCAGCAAAAAAATCCTACGCAAAACTATCGGAGGCAAAGGATATGATGCCGCTAATGCCATTATTGCAACACAAGACGGCAATTTTATTTTAATGGGACGTTCCGACTCTTACGGCGCAGGCGATATGAACATGAACGTCGTCAAGATTGATAAATCAGGCAACACCCTTTGGGATAAAAATTACGGCGCAGACGAAAACGAAGAAGCCTTTGCAGGCGTAGAAACCACCGACAACGGCTTTATTTTTGTCGGCTATTCCGACTCTTACGGTGCAGGACCCGACATGAAAGACATTTGGGTCGTCAAAACAGATGGCGCAGGGCAGAAAGTTTGGGATAAGACCTTCGGCACGCGCGAAAGCATAGATGAGGCACACGCCATTGTCAAGACCGACGGAGGCTACCTAATTGCCGCCAACACCCTCCCCATTTCCACAGGAAAAAGCGACATCTTGCTCATCAAAGTTTCTGAAACAGGCGAAAAAATTTGGGAAAAACGCTTCGGCGGAAGCACCAGCGAACAAGTCCATGCCATTGCCACTACCGCTACGGGGTTCGTCTTGGCAGGACACATCGATTCCGAAGGCGCGGGAAAATGGGACATGCTCGTCATTTCGGTAGATAAAAACGGCGAAAAACTTTGGGAGCAACGCTATGGCGGCGGTGATAATGAGATGGGCAATGCCGTTGCCGTCTTTCCAAACGGTGACCTCGCCGTAGCAGGTTATTCCTACACTTTTGCCGAAGGCAGCCACGACGCTTGGGTCTTGCGCATCAATAAAGACGGAAAAAAACTTTGGGACAAATCCTTTGGCGGACTTAGCACCGACGAATTTTTCGGACTCGTCATCAATAGCAAAGAAGAAATTATTTTGGCAGGCTACACCGACATTTACGAAGCCGATGCCTACGGAAACAACAAAAGCACCCTTAGCAATGAAGTCCTTATCGTCAAGCTCGACGGAAAAGGCACTAAACTTTGGGAAAAAACCCATGGCGGAAAAGGCATGCAGGTGGTCAAAGGAATTGCAGCACAGGGCAGCGAATATGGCGTATGTGGCTACACAGACGAAAATTTTGATACCAATAACGCCGACATGCTCTTTCTACAATTAGACGAAAACGGCGGCTTGCGTTAA
- the gap gene encoding type I glyceraldehyde-3-phosphate dehydrogenase encodes MADKKIRVAINGFGRIGRLTFKALLAKENVEVVAINDLTNTKTLAHLLKYDSVHGKFAGTVSATEQSLVVNGKEIKIFAEKNPAALPWGAHQIDVVIESTGLFTNSQDAGKHIEAGAKKVIISAPATGDDIKTVVLGVNDHILDGSEKIVSNASCTTNCLAPMVKVLNDKFGVVQGYITTVHAYTSDQRLHDAPHKDLRRARAAAYSIVPTTTGAAKAVGLVLPELKGKLDGCAMRVPIPDGSMTDLTVVLNKAATVAEINAAMQEAAQSAMKGILEYSDEPLVSIDIVGNPHSCIFDSGLTYANGTMVKIVGWYDNEAGYSNRTADLTVKIG; translated from the coding sequence ATGGCAGATAAAAAAATACGTGTAGCTATCAACGGTTTCGGTAGAATTGGCAGGCTTACTTTTAAGGCACTTTTAGCCAAAGAAAACGTAGAGGTAGTGGCTATCAACGACCTTACCAATACCAAAACCTTAGCGCATCTCCTCAAATACGACTCCGTACATGGCAAATTTGCAGGAACGGTATCCGCTACTGAACAGTCGCTCGTCGTCAATGGGAAGGAAATTAAAATCTTTGCCGAAAAGAACCCTGCCGCTCTCCCTTGGGGCGCACACCAAATCGATGTCGTCATCGAATCCACAGGACTTTTCACCAATAGCCAAGACGCAGGCAAGCACATAGAAGCAGGTGCTAAAAAGGTCATTATCTCTGCTCCTGCCACAGGGGACGACATCAAAACTGTCGTGCTGGGAGTCAATGACCATATTTTAGACGGAAGCGAAAAAATCGTATCCAATGCCTCTTGTACTACCAACTGCCTTGCGCCAATGGTAAAGGTCTTGAACGATAAATTTGGCGTAGTACAAGGTTATATCACCACTGTCCATGCCTACACTTCCGACCAACGCCTCCATGACGCACCACACAAGGACTTGCGCCGTGCAAGGGCAGCCGCCTATTCTATCGTGCCTACTACCACAGGGGCAGCGAAGGCTGTCGGTTTGGTCTTGCCCGAATTGAAGGGTAAATTAGATGGTTGTGCTATGCGCGTTCCTATTCCCGATGGCTCGATGACTGACCTGACTGTTGTCTTGAACAAGGCAGCAACTGTGGCAGAAATCAATGCTGCTATGCAAGAAGCCGCACAAAGTGCCATGAAGGGCATTTTGGAATACAGTGATGAGCCTTTGGTGTCTATCGACATCGTCGGAAATCCACACTCTTGTATCTTTGATTCAGGACTTACCTATGCCAACGGTACAATGGTTAAGATTGTGGGTTGGTACGACAACGAAGCAGGGTACTCGAATCGCACAGCCGACTTAACCGTTAAGATTGGCTAA
- a CDS encoding peptidylprolyl isomerase, whose amino-acid sequence MKINIKTVFVFFRLFFGVEKSTKEKFSYALQILFVSLLGGLAACTVGEDKPQGGNPNRVNLYAQDTIFQKILQAQDKRNFENLYRFWQEPLIKQEATYRKAIATAFASFADSSQVDSLFVYLGDSSDLVRAEVAFALGQVGENEAESRLIYSFQIETDSKVRRNLLEAIGKSSSGAGLEFLTQFDATDDLLAEGQALGIYRAAVWKGEISKAAIDKMAFFLQQSLQNQKVRKEENPTLPELLAADYFGRFRTKIFALSQERHQELLAQVAQKSRYVFLRARATAALSAYPNEVAKQDLFAILNQEKEDSQVLLTALQALAAFETSDYAQKNVLKFLEKSDSYTLWVQIQAAQYVQKKPLPSQKEVYQGFLKDPKLPFLAKTYLYAALLQIADKKEKTLLLEEIKSLYQEEKYSLTEKALLLQALETETQAVAFLKTQASDRKLPANLQTAALQTLLVLQKNKGEAAFKKEEFVLFLKQMIELGDIGVAALAAEALQDSELAAEKYLKDYTFLKIAMQELEMPKEVETYQALQNLYEKLSGRKLPAYTEVPTQIIDFQDFTSIKPKQEVRIKTEKGEVVVFLFTEEAPLSVLNFLKLIKEGYYKDKVFHRIVPNFVVQAGCPRADGYGNTSYTIRSELTTLSYMQAGYLGMASAGRDTEGGQWFITLAPAPHLDGRYTIFGKVKSGLEILQKLEVGDKIIDITLEE is encoded by the coding sequence AAATCTTATTCGTTAGTCTTTTGGGGGGCTTGGCAGCCTGCACTGTTGGCGAAGACAAACCGCAGGGAGGCAACCCTAATCGCGTTAATTTGTATGCCCAAGATACCATTTTTCAGAAAATATTACAGGCGCAAGATAAGAGAAACTTTGAAAACCTTTACCGCTTTTGGCAAGAACCACTCATAAAACAAGAAGCCACCTACCGCAAGGCGATTGCCACTGCTTTTGCCTCCTTTGCCGATTCTTCGCAGGTAGATAGCCTTTTTGTATATCTGGGCGATAGCTCGGATTTGGTACGTGCCGAAGTAGCTTTTGCACTTGGGCAGGTTGGTGAAAATGAAGCCGAAAGCCGTCTGATTTATAGTTTTCAGATAGAAACAGATAGCAAGGTAAGGCGCAACCTTTTAGAGGCGATTGGCAAATCGTCGAGTGGAGCAGGTTTGGAATTTCTGACACAATTTGATGCTACCGACGACCTTCTTGCGGAGGGACAAGCCTTAGGCATTTATCGTGCCGCTGTCTGGAAAGGTGAAATTTCGAAGGCTGCCATAGATAAGATGGCGTTTTTTTTGCAGCAAAGTCTTCAAAATCAGAAAGTTAGGAAAGAAGAAAATCCAACACTACCCGAACTATTAGCTGCCGATTATTTTGGACGCTTCCGAACCAAAATTTTTGCCCTTAGCCAAGAGCGTCATCAAGAACTTTTGGCGCAGGTAGCCCAAAAAAGCCGCTATGTCTTTTTGCGAGCGCGTGCCACCGCTGCTTTGAGTGCCTATCCAAACGAGGTAGCCAAACAGGATTTATTTGCCATTTTAAACCAAGAAAAAGAAGATTCACAGGTCTTGCTCACCGCCCTACAAGCCCTTGCCGCCTTCGAAACTTCTGACTATGCTCAAAAAAATGTCCTTAAATTTTTAGAAAAAAGCGATTCTTATACGCTTTGGGTACAAATTCAGGCTGCCCAATATGTGCAGAAAAAGCCTCTGCCAAGCCAAAAGGAAGTTTATCAAGGCTTTTTAAAAGACCCAAAACTACCTTTTTTAGCAAAAACTTACCTCTATGCTGCGCTGCTACAAATTGCCGATAAAAAAGAAAAAACGCTTTTATTAGAAGAAATTAAATCCTTGTATCAGGAAGAAAAATACTCCCTGACAGAAAAAGCCCTTCTCTTGCAGGCTTTGGAAACAGAAACGCAGGCGGTAGCCTTTCTCAAAACGCAGGCTTCGGATAGAAAACTGCCCGCTAATTTGCAAACTGCCGCCTTGCAGACCTTACTTGTGTTGCAAAAAAATAAGGGAGAGGCTGCTTTTAAAAAAGAAGAATTTGTACTTTTTCTGAAACAAATGATAGAATTGGGCGATATAGGAGTGGCGGCTTTGGCTGCCGAAGCCCTACAAGATTCTGAATTAGCGGCTGAAAAGTATTTAAAAGATTATACTTTTTTGAAAATCGCAATGCAGGAATTGGAAATGCCCAAAGAAGTGGAAACCTATCAAGCCCTGCAAAATTTATACGAAAAATTGAGCGGTCGAAAACTGCCTGCCTACACCGAAGTTCCTACACAAATCATTGATTTTCAAGATTTTACATCTATCAAGCCCAAACAGGAGGTGCGCATCAAGACCGAAAAAGGAGAAGTCGTTGTTTTCCTTTTTACCGAAGAAGCCCCCCTTAGCGTGCTTAATTTTCTAAAATTGATAAAGGAAGGTTATTACAAAGATAAAGTTTTTCATAGAATTGTACCCAACTTTGTAGTGCAGGCAGGCTGCCCACGTGCCGACGGATACGGCAATACCTCCTACACGATACGCTCCGAACTCACAACCCTTTCCTATATGCAGGCGGGCTATTTGGGCATGGCTTCGGCAGGGCGCGATACCGAGGGCGGACAGTGGTTTATCACCCTTGCTCCTGCGCCGCACTTAGACGGACGATATACCATCTTTGGAAAAGTAAAATCTGGTTTAGAAATTTTACAAAAATTAGAAGTCGGCGATAAAATCATAGACATCACCCTTGAAGAATAA
- a CDS encoding SpoIIE family protein phosphatase — protein sequence MKKLFPRSSTAFWIGALLFIFQMAGLFAASPDSLLKVLETAKNKERVEVILQLLKARNKLTAKQELQLAEEVIALSEAQKDKDLTLRTLTEVGVFHRNRGRTGTALGLFLEALQQAEKAGNLTRQGDLLHKIGVTYLLVRDYAQGLNYAKKEQPIWQSLKNTKDLGSSYNLEGIALIYLKRPQEAFAPLQKALDIATQTDDLDLLYKSYTNIGDAFLKLNQLDTALVLIRKSYDIGEKLNDMYAINTNLLKIGEVYAARGNLDEAIGTLKQGISLAEALRSPALMRNGYEALVGAYAARQDWENAYKFQALAKLMNDSLSNMTKAQEIANLHHFYDRKRQQQELSLVQEQVKNDKLYNYFLSAIIFFLVILSAFFWSNFKQKQKANVSLKKQNEEIKLIYDQMSTQAGIIEETNIKITESINYAKRIQDAIQINTTDILERFPQHFILNKPRDIVSGDCYWFGQDKQTYYVAVVDCTGHGIAGAFMTILCVSLLNDLFNQFKNKKQTFTPADLLSELHLRLIEQLHQKQTNIADGMDMALCAIDTQDQTFTYAGAKMPLLYIESKQAQWKYIKADIYPIGGIHKNDRREYHNHRFSYAKGDKFYLASDGYQDQFGGKNDRKFMKKRFHELLYEFHTFPFEVQLDKLEETYLKWKGKNSQTDDIIVLGMQV from the coding sequence ATGAAAAAACTTTTTCCTCGTTCAAGCACTGCCTTTTGGATAGGTGCGCTCTTGTTTATTTTTCAGATGGCAGGGCTTTTTGCAGCCTCGCCTGATAGTCTTTTAAAGGTTTTGGAAACGGCAAAAAATAAGGAGCGCGTAGAAGTTATTTTACAACTTTTGAAGGCGCGTAACAAACTGACTGCCAAACAAGAACTACAACTTGCCGAAGAAGTCATTGCCCTTTCGGAGGCGCAAAAGGACAAAGACCTCACCTTGCGCACGCTCACCGAAGTTGGCGTTTTTCATAGAAACAGAGGGCGCACAGGTACAGCCTTGGGGCTATTTTTGGAGGCTTTGCAGCAGGCAGAAAAAGCGGGCAATCTCACACGGCAGGGCGATTTGCTGCATAAAATTGGCGTTACCTACCTACTCGTGCGCGACTACGCACAGGGCTTGAATTATGCCAAAAAAGAACAACCCATTTGGCAGTCTTTGAAAAATACAAAAGATTTGGGGTCTTCCTACAATTTAGAGGGAATTGCCCTGATTTATCTCAAACGTCCGCAAGAGGCATTTGCACCCCTACAAAAAGCCTTAGACATTGCCACACAAACAGACGATTTAGACCTGCTCTATAAGTCCTACACCAATATCGGCGATGCCTTTCTCAAATTAAATCAGCTCGATACTGCCTTAGTCTTGATTCGAAAAAGCTACGATATAGGCGAAAAGCTAAACGACATGTACGCCATCAATACCAACCTACTCAAAATTGGGGAGGTCTATGCCGCACGTGGCAATTTAGACGAAGCTATCGGCACGCTCAAACAGGGTATTAGTTTGGCAGAGGCACTTCGCTCGCCTGCCCTGATGCGAAACGGTTATGAGGCGTTGGTAGGCGCGTATGCAGCGCGTCAGGATTGGGAAAATGCCTACAAGTTTCAGGCTTTGGCAAAATTGATGAATGATAGCCTTTCTAATATGACCAAAGCCCAAGAGATTGCGAATTTGCATCATTTTTATGATAGAAAAAGGCAACAGCAAGAACTTTCCTTAGTGCAGGAGCAGGTAAAAAATGACAAGCTCTATAATTATTTCCTTTCAGCCATTATCTTCTTTTTGGTGATTTTGAGTGCCTTTTTTTGGTCTAATTTCAAGCAAAAGCAGAAAGCCAATGTGTCTTTAAAGAAACAAAACGAGGAGATAAAACTTATCTACGACCAGATGTCGACACAGGCAGGTATCATAGAAGAAACCAATATCAAGATTACCGAAAGCATCAATTACGCCAAGCGGATTCAAGATGCTATCCAAATCAATACGACCGATATTTTGGAGCGTTTCCCCCAACATTTTATACTCAATAAGCCACGCGATATTGTTTCGGGCGACTGTTATTGGTTTGGGCAGGACAAGCAGACCTACTATGTAGCCGTCGTCGACTGCACAGGGCATGGCATTGCAGGGGCTTTCATGACCATTCTTTGTGTTTCGCTTCTAAACGACCTTTTCAATCAATTTAAAAATAAAAAACAAACCTTCACGCCTGCCGACCTACTTTCCGAACTTCATCTTAGGCTCATCGAGCAATTACACCAAAAGCAGACCAACATTGCAGACGGCATGGACATGGCACTTTGCGCCATCGATACCCAAGACCAAACCTTCACCTATGCAGGGGCTAAGATGCCGCTTCTTTACATAGAAAGCAAACAGGCGCAGTGGAAATACATCAAGGCAGACATCTATCCTATCGGCGGTATCCATAAAAACGACCGCAGGGAGTACCACAACCACCGTTTTTCCTATGCTAAGGGCGATAAGTTTTATTTGGCTTCCGACGGCTACCAAGACCAATTTGGAGGCAAGAATGATAGAAAGTTTATGAAAAAGCGTTTTCACGAACTTTTATACGAATTTCACACTTTCCCCTTCGAAGTGCAGCTCGATAAATTAGAGGAAACTTATTTGAAATGGAAAGGCAAAAATTCCCAAACAGACGACATTATCGTTTTGGGTATGCAGGTTTAG